Proteins encoded by one window of Haematobia irritans isolate KBUSLIRL chromosome 2, ASM5000362v1, whole genome shotgun sequence:
- the Trp1 gene encoding translocation protein 1 isoform X2, which yields MSEKKRSRKRKEYTGPGEDQQVEKPSKDEIKVAKWMKKNVKTKKTKFLSHNVEYFTSSKAIDALMKSKFVEGPSALFTTREQAVDFLDIMLEHKFFHRAKKVPISIEELRGSSAKTTSTSAASKKEDKKEDKSSKKDERKEAEANETAEQSGNNGAGSDENGGTSASGEKKEKKKRKIRLDMHPEQVFVDGSEAYVWIFDPIPIHYWIYGLVLLLGAIGICMFPLWPPMLRKGVYYLSLAAAGFLVFILALTVLRLIIFTIVWAVTGGKLHLWIFPNLTEDVGFFASFWPLYESKYVTGEEDDKKSKKSKSKSKKKDKDSDNEDNEDVPADVEPLEPEKIEEIKEHDADVLLRHRNVGGKGDTEEDESHSGSSSANEGAQESESAKCSQNHSESESDGKDYEIISSSEVQNVK from the exons GAATACACCGGCCCCGGTGAAGATCAACAAGTGGAAAAACCTTCAAAAGATGAAATTAAAGTCGCCAAATGGATGAAGAAAAATGTTAAGaccaagaaaacaaaattcttaaGTCACAATGTTGAATATTTCACATCGAGCAAAGCAATCGATGCCCTTATGAAATCCAAATTTGTTGAAGGTCCATCAGCCCTATTCACAACAAGAGAACAAGCAGTAGATTTTCTCGATATCATGTTGGAGCACAAATTTttccatcgagccaaaaaagtaCCAATTAGCATAGAGGAATTACGTGGCTCATCGGCAAAAACAACATCTACATCGGCGGCTTCAaagaaagaagacaaaaaagagGACAAATCTTCAAAGAAAGATGAAAGAAAAGAGGCAGAAGCCAATGAAACTGCCGAACAGAGTGGCAATAATGGAGCTGGTAGTGATGAGAATGGTGGCACATCAGCATCGGGCGAAAAGAAAGAGAAAAAGAAACGTAAAATCCGTTTGGATATGCATCCCGAGCAAGTGTTTGTCGATGGTTCAGAAGCCTATGTATGGATATTTGATCCCATACCCATACACTATTGGATATATGGTTTAGTTCTATTACTCGGAGCTATTGGCATATGCATGTTCCCCTTGTGGCCACCCATGTTGCGAAAGGGTGTCTATTATCTGTCATTGGCGGCAGCAGGTTtcttagtttttattttggccTTAACAGTTTTGCGTTTGATCATATTCACCATTGTATGGGCGGTAACCGGGGGCAAATTGCATTTATGGATATTCCCCAATTTGACCGAAGATGTGGGTTTCTTTGCTTCCTTTTGGCCTTTATATgag agCAAATATGTTACGGGCGAAGAAGAtgataaaaaatcgaaaaaatccaAATCAAAGTCTAAGAAAAAGGATAAAGACAGTGACAATGAAGATAACGAAGATGTACCCGCCGATGTTGAACCCTTGgagcctgaaaaaattgaagaaattaaaGAACATGATGCTGATGTCTTATTAAGGCATCGCAATGTAGGTGGTAAGGGGGACACAGAAGAGGATGAATCCCATAGTGGCAGTAGTAGTGCCAATGAGGGAGCCCAAGAATCTGAATCAGCTAAATG TTCACAAAATCACTCCGAATCTGAATCCGATGGCAAAGACTATGAAATAATCAGTTCAAGTGAAGTGCAAAAtgtcaaatga
- the Trp1 gene encoding translocation protein 1 isoform X1, with amino-acid sequence MSTEDLLDEDGYNVVPDDEPEYTGPGEDQQVEKPSKDEIKVAKWMKKNVKTKKTKFLSHNVEYFTSSKAIDALMKSKFVEGPSALFTTREQAVDFLDIMLEHKFFHRAKKVPISIEELRGSSAKTTSTSAASKKEDKKEDKSSKKDERKEAEANETAEQSGNNGAGSDENGGTSASGEKKEKKKRKIRLDMHPEQVFVDGSEAYVWIFDPIPIHYWIYGLVLLLGAIGICMFPLWPPMLRKGVYYLSLAAAGFLVFILALTVLRLIIFTIVWAVTGGKLHLWIFPNLTEDVGFFASFWPLYESKYVTGEEDDKKSKKSKSKSKKKDKDSDNEDNEDVPADVEPLEPEKIEEIKEHDADVLLRHRNVGGKGDTEEDESHSGSSSANEGAQESESAKCSQNHSESESDGKDYEIISSSEVQNVK; translated from the exons ATGTCTACAGAAGATCTCTTGGATGAGGATGGCTATAATGTGGTGCCCGATGATGAACCG GAATACACCGGCCCCGGTGAAGATCAACAAGTGGAAAAACCTTCAAAAGATGAAATTAAAGTCGCCAAATGGATGAAGAAAAATGTTAAGaccaagaaaacaaaattcttaaGTCACAATGTTGAATATTTCACATCGAGCAAAGCAATCGATGCCCTTATGAAATCCAAATTTGTTGAAGGTCCATCAGCCCTATTCACAACAAGAGAACAAGCAGTAGATTTTCTCGATATCATGTTGGAGCACAAATTTttccatcgagccaaaaaagtaCCAATTAGCATAGAGGAATTACGTGGCTCATCGGCAAAAACAACATCTACATCGGCGGCTTCAaagaaagaagacaaaaaagagGACAAATCTTCAAAGAAAGATGAAAGAAAAGAGGCAGAAGCCAATGAAACTGCCGAACAGAGTGGCAATAATGGAGCTGGTAGTGATGAGAATGGTGGCACATCAGCATCGGGCGAAAAGAAAGAGAAAAAGAAACGTAAAATCCGTTTGGATATGCATCCCGAGCAAGTGTTTGTCGATGGTTCAGAAGCCTATGTATGGATATTTGATCCCATACCCATACACTATTGGATATATGGTTTAGTTCTATTACTCGGAGCTATTGGCATATGCATGTTCCCCTTGTGGCCACCCATGTTGCGAAAGGGTGTCTATTATCTGTCATTGGCGGCAGCAGGTTtcttagtttttattttggccTTAACAGTTTTGCGTTTGATCATATTCACCATTGTATGGGCGGTAACCGGGGGCAAATTGCATTTATGGATATTCCCCAATTTGACCGAAGATGTGGGTTTCTTTGCTTCCTTTTGGCCTTTATATgag agCAAATATGTTACGGGCGAAGAAGAtgataaaaaatcgaaaaaatccaAATCAAAGTCTAAGAAAAAGGATAAAGACAGTGACAATGAAGATAACGAAGATGTACCCGCCGATGTTGAACCCTTGgagcctgaaaaaattgaagaaattaaaGAACATGATGCTGATGTCTTATTAAGGCATCGCAATGTAGGTGGTAAGGGGGACACAGAAGAGGATGAATCCCATAGTGGCAGTAGTAGTGCCAATGAGGGAGCCCAAGAATCTGAATCAGCTAAATG TTCACAAAATCACTCCGAATCTGAATCCGATGGCAAAGACTATGAAATAATCAGTTCAAGTGAAGTGCAAAAtgtcaaatga